The nucleotide sequence GACAGCTGGGACTTGGACAGGGACGATGATGAGACGAGGGAGGACATGCTGCCTGTGGACGACGAAGTTGAAGTCAACATTAGGACTTCAAATGAGTGTTTCAAGAGGAAAAACTCACCCCAGGGGCTGCTTGGTGAAGAACCTGACAGGCTTTCTCCTCTCAAGGAACTTGTGGGGGTCTGAGGCTGACTACATTTCTTGTGCTGGCCCCCAAACAGCCAACGCCTTTGGTTGCCTTGAAGAACTCCTCCGCATATTACACACAAGTCATTTGGACCACGGGATGACATCTTGGCAGGCACTCTAAAtacacaaaatataaataatgagTGCTTTGATTTAATGGACTCACACTGTGGAGTCACAATTAAATTATTCCAGTAGGGGCTTTCAATGACTCAATGGAATCAGCTCATTTGCTGACTCAAGAAAGCAAGCTCACTGGAAATGTCACACAGACTTTCATTATTTGGTTCACTGAATAAAGTTTTCTGACTCAGCCATTTGGGATCTGCTTAACCAAACAGTGACTCAAACTACTGTACACTGTTCGAATCCTCTGAAAATGTAGCAAGTTTACCAAGATTAGACAAGTCGAAGGGCGGAAGTGACtagatttttcaaaataaaaacagaaatgaCATCACCATGGAGGTCTTCCTTTGATTTTAGTTATCATTCTTGATCATTTGTAATGATTGACAAAATAATGGATTGCTAGTTTAGAGTCACGAGTTGAAACGTCTCAGTCGATGTTCACAAGCACATCCAGGACGCGACACGTCGACTTTTGGCCACGCCGACAGTCCATGAAGTGTCCGCCAAGTCAACTTTTCCCTTGAGCACGCTGCGCAAACTTCGTCACCCGGGCACTttcactttaacaatcacttctATCTCTATAAATGTCTTTTCTTTCACCTTCCAGTGCAGATATAATCACAAATTAAAACCAATTAAAACGATCAAACAAACTTTGACAGAAAACAGCTGTCAGATCACAGTGTCGTCTATCTGCTTCTTCCGAGGGTACCTGAAAGCAACCGAACGCTTGAGAAAATAGAGCCACGTCGTTCGTTACCTTTACAAGGCAACAAGTGTTTatattccaaaaaaaaacaaagttttaCCTTTAAACCTGACTTTTGCTCCGGTTTGACGGAGAAACGTCCGTCAGATGAGGATGAGTCTGTGACACAGACGAAGAGCAGCCACAAAAGTTGCCGCCTTTcgttggagagaaaaaaaaaaatctccaccaCTGCTTTGAGTGAAGTGAAGCTGCTCTTCTCAGTTCGACTCACAGCGCCGCGGAGGAAGAGAGGTGGTAGGTGTCACCTTGTGGTTACGTCATCAAGTCTACCTGTAGGGCGGCTGGTGCCAGTAAAAACAGTACAGCACAGTAGAATCCTTAATTTATGCTCAATATTTTATGTCATTCAAACCCGAATTTAAGAAGGTCGTAAATCTACGTTCAACCCtccaaattaaatgaaaataaaagctcAAAGGCCTAGGGACCGGATGTGACGTCACCGATTGACTCGGTGTATGCTGCGATTTTTGTCAAATTAGTTTTCGTTAATATCCGCTAGATGGCAGTAAAGCCGTTGTTATTACCTGCTAAAAACACTTTAGCAGCCTAAAGATGGAAATTCAAACAGTTAGGGAAATTGGCTTtaatttttatcatttttaatcTAACTGAGAAAACTATTTTTAAGGTGATTAAATGTCAACATAGTTCAGTTATTATTGTAAAAAGGCTCATAgagcaaaataaaatgtcacaaaattcTAAAATCTTTTCTTAATTCTCAAACACCTTTccatcgccccccccccccccccctttcccttcAAGTGAGCCACTTCTCGATGCAATTGGTGAATACGGTGAAGTTGGAGTGCCAGTGGATGTGCTTGACCCCAGAGCAGAGGCAGAGTGAAAGGTCACCGCGAGCATTCAGCGTCTTCAGTCCAAAAGTGTCATTCCTGTAAAACTATCCACAGGTTGCAATTAGAATATCTTTCAAAAATCATTCAACATTAACATGACGATGGAGTCGATGGGAAGAGGGAACAGCGAAAGGGTACCTCTTGGTTCCTCATTTCCACAACATGTTCTTTGCTGTCATAGAACCCAAAGTGGCTgaagaataaaaaaaggaaatgcataTTAACACTGAACCCACTGCCCCAACTTagcgctgcatattttacaaaacGGCACCTGTTGTGTAACATCCTCTTTATCGTCGCAAAGTGGTTTCAATTTGAGATGGCAGGGTGAATTtgctaactaaaaaaaaaacctctccttTTAACAAAACATATGTGAACCGCCATCTTTGCCCACCTCAGTGTAATTTTCTTATTATCCCGACATACCTATAAATGTATTATATCGTCTTCTTTTAATGTCATATACAAATTTCTCTGTCATCCTTATAAATAGAAGAGACAAGTGTCAAACCTGGACTGCCATggagtgatgacatcatcatccgGTCCACCAATCAACACCAGCTTCTTGATACGTAGGAAGTTCTCCCTCCAGGCTGACAAaggtttattaatattatttattatttctatCATTATTGCAATCTTAACACAAAGGGGATTACTGTGTGCACTAAATAGTGAGTTGGCCATCAGGAATTGTGAATTGTGTGATGTTGCGCTTAcattttgtgttgttgtgtggTATGTCACCGTTGAGTAGTGGAAGAAAATTGCTGTTCTTCAAATAACTGGGCCTGTGATGAGGGTCTGTAGAATATAGACACGATTATTACTCAAATTGATGATGTAATTATCCTAATGTCAGGGGTTCGAGTAATGATCTCTGTGGAACGCCATAAAACAACTCATTTATGAAGCTTGCAGATTATTACCATCCACAGGATCAAAAATTTGACTTTTTACATTGTACATATTTCATTTTACATCACACATGAAAAATCCAAATTGAAATGTTTCAACTCCAAGAATTTGCTCACCATTCCAATACTGGCAAATAGACACTTTTTGTCCCAGTCTGTTGTAGCAAACCAGGAAGATTGTATCTTTCATGAAGTAGGGAAACACCCGTTGAAGGTAGTACGTGTCTggcgggacaaaaaaaaaaaaaagcttgacatGATAGCGACATGCTACAAGCACTGTTTGGATGTCTAACCTCCATATTGACCGGCCAGAGGTGACGACAATGCGATGAAGTTGTGGACGTTGTGGTTGGGCATGGTGGAGAGGAGAGCCCGACATATTAGACCACCTgagaaatattaaaaatattaaatatggtAAGACCACTTTCGCTGAAAGAAATATACCTTGCGAAAAACACAGCAGGTGAACGCCGTCTTTAGCCGAACTCATTATGGGCTCGATGGCCCGATGGAAGTTTTGCACCTGGTTCCAAAGCGGCTTGAGACTGGACATGTGATTGTACATGTCCACCACCGTCACCTCTGTGCCAGGATGGGTCTGCAATGAGTTCCCcgttttaaaacaataaaatgctgtaataataaaaatcagCCTAAATATAAAACAGTTATTTCTTATGTTGGTTTTAACTGCTTATATGCTTGTTGCAAGTATTTGAGAAAACGTCtgaagttatttttttaatattatagtTTTTGAATCTGGAAATCTGACCTTATTAATGAAGAGAACCAGCTTTTGGAACTGCTTGGGTCCATCTAAGATTCCATGCACGATGATGACCGGCCGGTAGCCATCGACCCGGGTGCAGGTGAGCAGCAGCACCGGGAGCAGAAGAAGCAGGAGAGCCGCAGTCGGAGTCTTCATCTCGAAAGTCATGTCTGTTCGGTTTGTATAGTTCCTTGTCAGTAGTTTTGGGCTTGAGTGCGGCGGTGTTGCGTATTTAGGCTCCAATATAATTctgctgaaataaaaaaaaggaagaaaagaaaaaactttGTCATTGAGAAAAAGTCAGTGGCGCAtgcttgaaagttttttttaaatgctgaggAAAtctgttgaaataaaaaaaaaggaagagaaaCCTTATTGTGAGAAAGTCAGTGGTGCATgcttgagttttttttaaaaagccaccCAAAGGACAATCCACGTGAcaggatttttgttgttgttccagtgatggccacaagagggcagtaaCTCCTAGCCTCCTTCATTCTCCTACTTTTTTCATAAGCGAAGGAGAGTTTCTCGCATGCAGACATGCGCGTAAACTTAGCGTCATTAAAAATGGACTGTTTATcgcgttattttattttatagttacTTGTGTCTTAAAATGTATGATCGTACATTCAACTTAAAAGTTACTCATTCCGTCACTGTTTGTAGCAGCTGCCAATTATGGACTAAGTTAGCTCGCGTTTAACAGTGAGCTAGCTTATAGCCTCCGAGGTTTGGAGCATAAACAACGTTGAATTGACATTTTCAAAGCGGTAGGTGGAGTTGtattgttaatattttgtatctAATGAAGTTTTGATATTCTTATGATACATATAAACAAGCGGGGCTGGTTAATTATAAAGTTGTGGCTTCCTGGTTATCAAGACAATCATAAGTAACAAAATGTAACAATTTTCAAGCTTCAACCTTTTgaaatgtgaaatattttttattgctaCAAGGTTAACTCATATACCAGTTCAGCAAAATACTGACCAgataattatgtttttttttctttttactgagCAGGCACCATGGCCGACCTTGAGCAGTGGGTCAACGACCGGCTGCATGACATCTTGGGCCTGAGCGACCGATATGTCGCTCAGTTCATGATCGGCATTGCCCGGAAGGCGAGCAGCTCTCAGGACTTTGTGAGCAGGCTCCAGCAGACAGGCACCATCGACATCGACCAGAGCATCACCGCCTTTGCACATGAGCTGTTTGACAAGGTGTGGAGATTCATCTTAAAAAACTGAAATTTACCTTAACTGACCGACGagacaataagattaaaaaccgTCCACCTTCAATACTGATCATGTGTTTCAGATTCCTCGCAAGCAGGTCGTGGAAAAAGCCTCCCGGGTGATGGAGCGCCAGGCCATCGAGATGGACAGGAAGAATCGCACGTACACTTTGCTGGAGGATAGCGACAGCGAAGAGGACGTCGTTGTGGAGAAGCAGCGTGGGACTAAGAAGAAGAACAAAGAGAAGGACGGAGGGAGCAAAAGGAAGAACATCCGGCGGAAGAAGGAGAGCGAGTCGTCCAGTGAAGAAGAAGCGCCTGTTAGGTAATCTACAAATGTAGTCCCCTTAGTTTTTTGTCGCTCAAAATGTTCATTTCTTCGTACAGCAGGGCTAAGTCGAGCAAGGATGACAACTCGGCTATCAAGAATGAAGATCATGAAGAAGAGTGGGAGAAAGAAGAGCGGGAGAGGCTACACGATATCGAGGAGCGTGACGCCTTCGCCGAACGCGTTAAGCTGAGAGACAAAGATAAGACGAGGCACATCGCGGAGAGGACGGACAAAAAGGTGAAAGGTCGTGGGAGGATACCCACAAAAGATCCCCCTTAAAAAAAATCGACGACATCATGCtcttctatttttgtttttcaggcttACGAGGAGGCTCAGAAGAGACTGAAGTTGGCTGAAGATGATCAGAGAAACATGGTAAGCAAAAAGTATcgtattgtgctttttattttctccagaATATAATTTTGTGAAAATGAATTCCTCGCTCCCTCCTCTGCCAGTTGCCCGAGTTGCGGAAGCAGTCCCGCCGCGAATACCTGAAGAAGCGTGAGGAGGAAAAGCTGGAGGACCTGGAGGCGGAACTCGTGGACGAGGAGTACCTGTTTGCCTCGGACGACCTGACCGAGCGTGAGAAGAAGGAGGTGGAGTACAAGCGAACACTGCGAGACCTGGCCAAGGACTACAAGAAGGCCGGAGCAAAGGAGCTGGAGGAGAggaagaacagatactacatgCCGGAGGAGATCAGGAGAAAGGTGGGAGTTTCCAACTTCCTGGAATATTATATTTGTGCCaaactaaaatgaaaaatgaagaaaaaggtCAAAGTGTAAAAATAACTCATCAGCCTTGGTTTTCGTTTGTCTAGGAGGTTCCCCAGAAGGAGTTGGAGCTAGAGGAGGAGCTCCCCATGGAGCTCGGGGGCGAGCAGGGTCGCTGGGAGGAGGAGCGGCTCAAGACGGCCTCGCTCAGCTTCGGTGCCAAGAAGGAGCGCGAGCAAGGCATGAGGCGCCAACAGGAGAAGTACCAGCTCATCCTCGAGGAGGAcgagatgatcgactttgtcagcACCGCCATCACCATGAAAGGGACTTTGATGGAGGTGAGAAGGTTgataataaaataacaatatatcaacgtCATACCTTCTAAAATTCTTGCTGGGTCTAAAGACTGGAAAgtgattctttttttgttttttttaatctaatggAATAAATTTCCCCAGGACGAGCCTCCAGCCTTGTCCCAGGCAGAGCTGAAGAAGCAGTCCATGCAGGAGGTCCGCCGCAGCCTCCCCATCTTTCCATTCAGAGAGGACCTGCTGGCTGCCATCCACGAGCACCAAGTTCTGGTCATCGAGGGCGAGACAGGCTCGGGAAAGACCACGCAAATTCCGCAGTACCTCTTTGAGGATGTACGTGTTGTATtacaatttttatttcttttttcccagtcaatattttttttcctttacatttcaagttttttttcaacctttacGTATCTTCTCTTAGGGTTTCACCAAAGGAGGGATGAAGATCGGATGCACGCAGCCTCGCCGAGTGGCCGCCATGTCGGTGGCTTCTCGGGTGTCGCAGGAAATGAGCGTCAAGCTCGGTAATGAGGTAATTAAatggcgagaaaaaaaaaaacactttaattTTGCTGGTGTGtgtccttcatttttttttgggggggcgacATTTATCCAGGTGGGCTACAGTATCCGTTTTGAGGACTGCACATCAGAGAGGACGATCATCAAGTACATGACAGACGGAATGCTGCTACGAGAGTTCCTCACCGAGCCCGACCTCGCTAGCTACAGGTAACGTTCTGACCTGTGTGTCATGAATCCAAATTTCCTCTTCTATATAACGGAACCTCAGAGTCGTTGTTTGATCcgatcccaaaaaaaaatgtcacccccTCCTGTTTCACTCAGTGTGATCATCATCGACGAAGCTCACGAGCGAACCCTCCACACGGATATCCTCTTTGGCCTCATCAAGGACATCGCCAGGTTCCGTCCCGAATTGAAGGTGCTGGTGTCAAGCGCCACGCTGGACACGGCGCGCTTCTCCACCTTCTTCGACGACGCGCCCGTCTTCAGGATCCCCGGCAGGAGATTCCCCGTGGATATATTCTACACTAAAGTGAGAGCCGGTTCCGACGTTGAGATGAATCTCATGtgtttgttgcaaaaaaaaaaaaacgaaaatacatttttatttttttttttttaggctccgGAAGCTGACTACATGGAAGCATGTGTGGTGTCAGTGCTGCAGATCCACGTCACGCAACCTCCTGGAGATATTCTGGtcttcctcactggacaggtacgcttaaaaaaaaatccttatataagaaaaaaaaattgttggaagagggaaaaaaatttaACGTTAGTTTTCTATATGCCAATTGTGTTTGTGGCCCATAAGtaaattgaaaataataattctcCTGTCGTGTAGGAGGACATCGAGACATGCTGCGAGCAGCTCCAAGACAGATGTCGGCGACTGGGCTCCAAAATCGCCGAGCTGCTCGTCCTGCCCATCTACGCCAATCTACCCTCTGACATGCAGGCCAAGATCTTCAGCCCCACGCCGCCCGGTGCACGCAAGGTAAGATCATGCAAGTGAAAATCTAATtctcctttgacctttgcaccaTCTTCCTTTTTTAGGTGGTGGTGGCGACCAATATCGCGGAAACCTCCTTGACCATTGACGGCATCATCTACGTCATCGACCCggggttctgcaagcagaagaatTACATCGCCAGGACCGGGATGGAATCTCTTATCGTCATGCCGTGTTCTCGGgtgactgcacacacacaccatttggcaatttaagaaaaaaaaaaaaaaataaagtattgTGAGCCAAAATTTGAGTGTTCTTCAGACTGGTTTGGTGTGTGGTTCTCCAGGCGTCGGCCAGTCAGAGAGCAGGCCGCGCCGGCAGAGTGGCCGCCGGCAAATGCTTCAGGCTCTACACGGCGTGGGCCTACAAACACGAGATGGAGGACATGACCGTGCCTGAAATTCAGAGGACCAACCTGGGAAATGTGGTGCTGCTACTCAAGAGTTTGGGTGGGTGTGATGCATGATGACGAATGAGAGCTCAGACGTGTTATCTTTAGGAAGGCGACGTTTTTTTGTCACATGTCCTACACAATCAGTCCATGCATCTCATGTTCCGGATTTTTCTGTAGCTCAAGCGGATAGTAAACATGCTTATCTTGACTGCAGCGAGGACAAAAAACACACTATCCTGTCCTAAATCTAAACATTCctctgaaacttttttttttatgaaatctAAATTTTCCATTCGTGGAACATTTTTGTAGCTATGACAGGAATCACTTCTGATCTATTTATTGTTTCTGTCCAGGTATCAATGACCTTCTCCACTTTGACTTCATGGACCCGCCGCCGCACGAGACTCTTCTGATGGCTCTGGAGCAGCTTTACGCCCTCGGAGCACTCAACCATCTAGGAGAGCTCACCACGGTACTCAACACAGTAGAATGGATTGCTATTTTTAGGAAATGACGCTCACTTGTCGATTCTTCTCCTGTTCGTGGACTTCAGTTGGGTCGCAGGATGGCCGAGCTGCCTGTAGACCCCATGCTGAGCAAGATGATCCTCGCCTCTGAGCAGTGAGTCTCCTcccactccaactgtttttttttcacgaccTCTTCCCTCACATAGCCGCTTTCCTTCTCCtcttccaggtacaaatgttctgAGGAGGTTCTCTCAATCGCCGCCATGCTCTCAGTAAACAACGCAATCTTCTACCGGCCCAAGGACAAGGCGGTGCATGCTGACAACGCCAGGATGAACTTTGTGGTGCCCGGCGGGGATCACCTGGTCCTCCTGAATGTCTACACGCAGGtatgaataatatatttttatataaaatattaataaatagaAAATTTCTAATGCGTTTTTCTACCTCAGTGGGTGGAGAGCGGCTACTCGACACAGTGGTGCTACGAAAACTTCATCCAGTTTCGCTCTATGAGACGAGCTCGGGACGTGCGGGACCAACTGGAGGGCTTGATGGAGCGCATCGAGGTGGAGATGGTCAGCTCGCAGGGTGACACCATGCCTATCCGTAAGGTGGGAGCATCCACGAGTACCAGATACCTTCAAGTAGGACCGGTATCAGCCCGATACCGGTTCCCGATACTCACCCGACCCCAATTTGAGTGACAATGATGTGAAACTTGATATTTTTGAATGAATGGGGTGTTTGCAGTCGGTGACAGCGGGCTACTTCTACCACACGGCGCGGCTCAGCAAAGGAGGCTACAGGACGGTGAAACATCAGCAGACCGTCTACGTCCACCCGAGTagttcgctgtttgatgagcagcCCCGATGGCTCATTTATCACGAGCTGGTCATGACCACTAAGGAGTTCATGAGACAGGTCTGTACCATCAACGACAAAAAGCGATAATTAATGATAATAAAtggaacataaataaatatcacTCCCCCTTCCAAAGGgaaaccaaattaaaaaaaaaatcaaaattagcatcagaaaatcatgaaaaaaataaaatatttgttgaaaaaaaaagcaaaatatttgtatatataatatatatatttgtgagtTGTATAAATGTACAAACTAAATGTCAATAATATTTGGGACAGCAGTATAAAACACTTTGATTGTTACAAAATTAGaaaatcatacaaaaaaaaaaatcagagccgCCCCAGTATTGTTTTCACCTCACATGAGCAGCATTTATCGAACTCCAAATCAATTTCAAGTCACTCCTACCCATTGAACCATTACTAGACGACGTCCACGTCTCGCTAGAACAAAGAACTTTTTCTTGAGTGACTCCACGAGGAAACTATTTGCTTGTCACGCCGACTACGCACAGAAGGAGGAAATGCGGCTAACAATTATG is from Syngnathus scovelli strain Florida chromosome 9, RoL_Ssco_1.2, whole genome shotgun sequence and encodes:
- the LOC125975240 gene encoding lysosomal thioesterase PPT2-A, encoding MTFEMKTPTAALLLLLLPVLLLTCTRVDGYRPVIIVHGILDGPKQFQKLVLFINKTHPGTEVTVVDMYNHMSSLKPLWNQVQNFHRAIEPIMSSAKDGVHLLCFSQGGLICRALLSTMPNHNVHNFIALSSPLAGQYGDTYYLQRVFPYFMKDTIFLVCYNRLGQKVSICQYWNDPHHRPSYLKNSNFLPLLNGDIPHNNTKSWRENFLRIKKLVLIGGPDDDVITPWQSSHFGFYDSKEHVVEMRNQEFYRNDTFGLKTLNARGDLSLCLCSGVKHIHWHSNFTVFTNCIEKWLT
- the dhx16 gene encoding pre-mRNA-splicing factor ATP-dependent RNA helicase DHX16 isoform X1, whose protein sequence is MADLEQWVNDRLHDILGLSDRYVAQFMIGIARKASSSQDFVSRLQQTGTIDIDQSITAFAHELFDKIPRKQVVEKASRVMERQAIEMDRKNRTYTLLEDSDSEEDVVVEKQRGTKKKNKEKDGGSKRKNIRRKKESESSSEEEAPVSRAKSSKDDNSAIKNEDHEEEWEKEERERLHDIEERDAFAERVKLRDKDKTRHIAERTDKKAYEEAQKRLKLAEDDQRNMLPELRKQSRREYLKKREEEKLEDLEAELVDEEYLFASDDLTEREKKEVEYKRTLRDLAKDYKKAGAKELEERKNRYYMPEEIRRKEVPQKELELEEELPMELGGEQGRWEEERLKTASLSFGAKKEREQGMRRQQEKYQLILEEDEMIDFVSTAITMKGTLMEDEPPALSQAELKKQSMQEVRRSLPIFPFREDLLAAIHEHQVLVIEGETGSGKTTQIPQYLFEDGFTKGGMKIGCTQPRRVAAMSVASRVSQEMSVKLGNEVGYSIRFEDCTSERTIIKYMTDGMLLREFLTEPDLASYSVIIIDEAHERTLHTDILFGLIKDIARFRPELKVLVSSATLDTARFSTFFDDAPVFRIPGRRFPVDIFYTKAPEADYMEACVVSVLQIHVTQPPGDILVFLTGQEDIETCCEQLQDRCRRLGSKIAELLVLPIYANLPSDMQAKIFSPTPPGARKVVVATNIAETSLTIDGIIYVIDPGFCKQKNYIARTGMESLIVMPCSRASASQRAGRAGRVAAGKCFRLYTAWAYKHEMEDMTVPEIQRTNLGNVVLLLKSLGINDLLHFDFMDPPPHETLLMALEQLYALGALNHLGELTTLGRRMAELPVDPMLSKMILASEQYKCSEEVLSIAAMLSVNNAIFYRPKDKAVHADNARMNFVVPGGDHLVLLNVYTQWVESGYSTQWCYENFIQFRSMRRARDVRDQLEGLMERIEVEMVSSQGDTMPIRKSVTAGYFYHTARLSKGGYRTVKHQQTVYVHPSSSLFDEQPRWLIYHELVMTTKEFMRQVVEIESGWLLEVAPHYYKSKEVEDSNTKKMPRNQGKAKEELG
- the dhx16 gene encoding pre-mRNA-splicing factor ATP-dependent RNA helicase DHX16 isoform X2, with the protein product MADLEQWVNDRLHDILGLSDRYVAQFMIGIARKASSSQDFVSRLQQTGTIDIDQSITAFAHELFDKIPRKQVVEKASRVMERQAIEMDRKNRTYTLLEDSDSEEDVVVEKQRGTKKKNKEKDGGSKRKNIRRKKESESSSEEEAPVRAKSSKDDNSAIKNEDHEEEWEKEERERLHDIEERDAFAERVKLRDKDKTRHIAERTDKKAYEEAQKRLKLAEDDQRNMLPELRKQSRREYLKKREEEKLEDLEAELVDEEYLFASDDLTEREKKEVEYKRTLRDLAKDYKKAGAKELEERKNRYYMPEEIRRKEVPQKELELEEELPMELGGEQGRWEEERLKTASLSFGAKKEREQGMRRQQEKYQLILEEDEMIDFVSTAITMKGTLMEDEPPALSQAELKKQSMQEVRRSLPIFPFREDLLAAIHEHQVLVIEGETGSGKTTQIPQYLFEDGFTKGGMKIGCTQPRRVAAMSVASRVSQEMSVKLGNEVGYSIRFEDCTSERTIIKYMTDGMLLREFLTEPDLASYSVIIIDEAHERTLHTDILFGLIKDIARFRPELKVLVSSATLDTARFSTFFDDAPVFRIPGRRFPVDIFYTKAPEADYMEACVVSVLQIHVTQPPGDILVFLTGQEDIETCCEQLQDRCRRLGSKIAELLVLPIYANLPSDMQAKIFSPTPPGARKVVVATNIAETSLTIDGIIYVIDPGFCKQKNYIARTGMESLIVMPCSRASASQRAGRAGRVAAGKCFRLYTAWAYKHEMEDMTVPEIQRTNLGNVVLLLKSLGINDLLHFDFMDPPPHETLLMALEQLYALGALNHLGELTTLGRRMAELPVDPMLSKMILASEQYKCSEEVLSIAAMLSVNNAIFYRPKDKAVHADNARMNFVVPGGDHLVLLNVYTQWVESGYSTQWCYENFIQFRSMRRARDVRDQLEGLMERIEVEMVSSQGDTMPIRKSVTAGYFYHTARLSKGGYRTVKHQQTVYVHPSSSLFDEQPRWLIYHELVMTTKEFMRQVVEIESGWLLEVAPHYYKSKEVEDSNTKKMPRNQGKAKEELG